The Thalassotalea sediminis genome includes the window AACACCACCTATAGAACCATAAGGTATTGGTAAACGATCAATAACAACAACATCACTAACACCTTTGATTGCTTTTGCAGCGCTGTCATCTAATGATTTAAGCTTTCCTCCAAGCACGGGACAATGAACAATAGCGGCATACTTTAAGCCAGGTAACTTTGTATCTACGCCATAAGTTAACTGACCCTTTATGATCTTTTCTATATTCTGGTTTGGAATAAACTTACCAATGTAATTAAAATCTTTTTTCTCTTTAAGTGCAGGCTTTTCTGGTACTGATTGATTAGCAGCCAGGCTAGCGAGTTGACCAAAAGATAACTTTTTACCAGTAGATTTATGCACGACATAATGGTTTTGCGCAGTACAGGTTGCGGGCTCTACGCCCCACACTTTAGCGGCGGCTGCAATGAGCATTAATTTAGCACTCGCGCCAGCTTCTCGCATAGGTGTTAGCATCACGCGAATACTCGCTGACCCCCCTGTTGCCTGTGGACCAAATTTTTCCTCATTACCATCAGCCTGTTTAACGGTAACTCTTTGCCAATCTGCTTCCATCTCATCGGCAACTGCTGCAGGTAATGCGGTATTAATACCTTGGCCCATTTCACAACGCCCACAATAAATCACCACATCTCCATTATCTTGAAGATGAACAAAAGCGTTGGGATTAAATGTTGATTCTTGCGCTGTATTACCTAGCGTTGCAGCTTGTCCAGGCATACTAATACTGATAGCTAAACCGCCTGTAGCAACAGTAGAGGCTTTGAGAAATTTTCGACGACTTACATTTTCAATAGTCATTACGACACCTCCTTAGCCAGTTCATCTGCCGCTTCTGCGATCGCTTTTTTAATGCGTTGGTAGGTACCACAACGACAAATATTTCCTTGCATCGCAGCATCAATTTCTTCAGATGATGGTGTTGGGTTTTGCTGTAAAAAACTGGCAGCATTCATAATTTGACCCGCTTGGCAGTACCCACATTGTGGCACATTATTCTCCACCCAAGCTTTTTGTAATGGATGCTCACCGTTACTTGACAACCCCTCTATTGTCGTAATCTCTTTGCCTGCTAAAGTACCAACGGGTGTAACACAAGCACGAATGGCTACTCCATCAACATGCACTGTACAAGCGCCACATAAGCCTGCACCACAGCCAAATTTTGTTCCGGTTTTTTCGAGTCGATCGCGTAAATACCATAACAACGGCATATTAGTATCAACATCAATTTGATATTTTTCACCATTTATAATTATCATTTTATCCATAATAGCCAACTCTTTTTTGGTTGAAATATGAGCATAAAGAATTAAAACACATAACAGCTTATACATACGACCAATTGTTTATTTTTTGCGGTTAATGGTTAAATGGTCATAAATTGTTACAGGTATAGTTTCGCCCAATAGTGTGCGAACTGTTAATTGCTTGCGAGCAACATCACCTTTAGTCAGTAGCACATGCTATTTATAGTGTGTTAAGGCCTGAATTGCAATGTGGTCTATTAAAGATGTTTGCTTGTGTTTAGCTGAGCAATACTGCATGATTTATCATCATTAATAACGACTTCCTTTATTCGATGCGTAAAATTAGCCTTATTTTTTTATTGCCACTCTACTTGGTGATTAACACTGCTTTTGCTGAACACACATTGGCAAATTTTGAACGTCAAGTAGCGCAGTTAAAAGGAAAAGTTGTACTCATCGACTTTTGGGCCTCATGGTGTATTCCGTGCAAAGATTCATTTCCTTGGTTAAATAATATTCAGTCAAAGTACAAAGCTAAGAATTTTACTGTGCTGAGTGTCAACTTAGATGCTGATAAAAGCAATGCGACTGCCTTTCTAAAATTATTACCCGCGACATTTCCAGTGTTTTATGACCCAAAAGGTAAAGTAGCAAAAGCATTCAAACTTAAAGGCATGCCAAGCAGTATTTTACTTGATCGCGATGGCAAGATTGTGAGTCGTCATGTCGGATTTAACGATATAAAAAAGCAGCAGTATG containing:
- a CDS encoding (2Fe-2S)-binding protein, giving the protein MDKMIIINGEKYQIDVDTNMPLLWYLRDRLEKTGTKFGCGAGLCGACTVHVDGVAIRACVTPVGTLAGKEITTIEGLSSNGEHPLQKAWVENNVPQCGYCQAGQIMNAASFLQQNPTPSSEEIDAAMQGNICRCGTYQRIKKAIAEAADELAKEVS
- a CDS encoding TlpA family protein disulfide reductase; its protein translation is MRKISLIFLLPLYLVINTAFAEHTLANFERQVAQLKGKVVLIDFWASWCIPCKDSFPWLNNIQSKYKAKNFTVLSVNLDADKSNATAFLKLLPATFPVFYDPKGKVAKAFKLKGMPSSILLDRDGKIVSRHVGFNDIKKQQYEKEIITLLQQAR